A single window of Tenericutes bacterium MZ-XQ DNA harbors:
- a CDS encoding tryptophan synthase subunit beta: MEFGKFGGQYVPGPILKAVKEVEEAYNKYKHDEDFLNEFKFYLRTYANRPSLLYYAKNMTEDLGGAKIYFKREDLNHTGAHKINNVIGQALLAKRMGKKKLIAETGAGQHGVATATAAALFGMECEIHMGYVDMIKQSLNVYRMELLGAKVVAVHDGLKTLKEAVDSALITWSSELEDTFYLIGSAVGPHPYPMMVRDFQKVIGEEIKVQLNEVEQRLPDYVIACAGGGSNAIGAFYDFIDNKEVNLIGVEAAGKGIDTKEHAATMTLGKEAVIHGMRTLVLTEDDGEISPVYSISAGLDYPGIGPEHAYLKDIGRVNYVSATDEEAVSAFEYLSKVEGIIPAIESSHAVVEAIRLAPKLPKDKIIVVNLSGRGDKDVKQVAKFRNYELID; the protein is encoded by the coding sequence ATGGAGTTTGGAAAATTTGGTGGACAATATGTCCCAGGACCTATTCTTAAAGCGGTTAAAGAAGTAGAAGAGGCTTATAACAAGTATAAGCATGATGAGGATTTTTTAAATGAATTTAAATTTTATTTAAGAACGTATGCAAATAGACCTTCTTTATTGTATTATGCAAAAAATATGACAGAAGATCTTGGTGGCGCAAAAATTTATTTCAAAAGAGAAGATTTAAATCACACAGGTGCACATAAAATCAATAACGTGATTGGTCAAGCACTCCTTGCAAAACGCATGGGTAAAAAGAAATTGATTGCGGAAACTGGGGCTGGACAACATGGCGTTGCGACTGCAACTGCGGCAGCATTATTTGGTATGGAATGTGAGATTCACATGGGATATGTCGATATGATTAAGCAGTCTTTAAATGTCTATCGTATGGAGCTATTAGGAGCTAAAGTTGTTGCAGTTCATGATGGTTTAAAGACTTTAAAAGAGGCAGTAGATAGTGCTTTAATTACATGGAGTAGTGAACTAGAAGATACTTTTTACTTAATTGGTTCAGCAGTAGGTCCACATCCATATCCAATGATGGTAAGAGATTTCCAAAAAGTGATTGGCGAAGAGATTAAGGTACAACTAAATGAAGTCGAACAAAGACTTCCTGATTATGTCATTGCTTGCGCAGGTGGTGGAAGTAATGCTATTGGAGCATTCTACGATTTTATAGATAATAAAGAAGTTAATCTTATTGGTGTAGAAGCAGCTGGAAAAGGTATTGATACGAAAGAACATGCTGCAACCATGACACTAGGAAAAGAAGCTGTGATTCATGGTATGAGAACACTTGTGTTAACTGAAGATGATGGTGAAATTTCTCCAGTTTATTCGATCTCTGCAGGTTTAGATTATCCAGGTATTGGACCTGAGCATGCATATTTAAAAGATATCGGAAGAGTTAATTATGTAAGTGCAACAGACGAAGAAGCTGTGTCTGCATTTGAATATTTATCAAAAGTAGAAGGTATCATACCAGCGATTGAAAGTTCACATGCTGTCGTAGAAGCAATAAGACTTGCACCAAAACTTCCTAAAGATAAGATTATTGTTGTCAACTTATCCGGTCGTGGAGATAAAGATGTTAAGCAAGTTGCTAAATTTAGAAATTATGAATTAATCGATTAG
- a CDS encoding oxidoreductase codes for MKEFTFLKTNKKTPRLGFGAWQLGNTEFWGYMAYDDGVGLVKKAINSGIRFFDTAPGYAAGMSETIIGDAISGKEDQIIVNTKLGHMADGSTDFSVSSLEEQIYESLERLKVKSLDSVLLHNPDMSILKHETDHFEELDRLKEEGLIKAYGVSIDTYEELEAVIEHLNVDVVEILFNIFFQEARPLFKKAKEKGITLITKVPLDSGWLTGKYNENSEFEGIRSRWDIETIERRAKLVQEIKNITKDDNVTKYAIAFIMSFDEIDLVIPGIKNIEHLENHIEYQSYKLPEKFKQAFIDLYDNHIKNDPLPW; via the coding sequence ATGAAGGAATTTACCTTTTTAAAAACAAATAAGAAAACACCAAGGTTAGGATTTGGTGCATGGCAATTAGGCAATACTGAATTTTGGGGTTATATGGCTTATGATGATGGAGTAGGACTTGTCAAAAAAGCTATAAACTCAGGTATTCGCTTTTTTGATACAGCCCCTGGATATGCAGCAGGCATGAGTGAAACAATTATCGGTGATGCAATATCTGGTAAAGAAGATCAAATCATTGTTAATACAAAGCTTGGGCATATGGCTGATGGAAGTACTGATTTTAGTGTTTCATCACTAGAAGAGCAAATTTATGAATCTTTAGAAAGACTAAAGGTTAAATCACTAGATAGCGTTTTATTACATAATCCAGATATGAGCATATTAAAACACGAAACAGATCATTTTGAAGAGTTAGATCGTCTTAAAGAAGAAGGTTTAATTAAGGCCTATGGCGTAAGTATTGATACTTATGAAGAGTTAGAAGCTGTGATCGAACATTTAAATGTTGATGTAGTAGAGATACTATTTAATATCTTTTTTCAAGAAGCGAGACCATTGTTCAAAAAAGCTAAAGAAAAAGGAATAACGCTTATTACAAAAGTTCCACTTGATTCAGGTTGGTTAACTGGCAAATATAATGAAAATTCCGAGTTTGAAGGCATCCGTTCGAGATGGGATATTGAAACGATTGAAAGAAGAGCTAAACTCGTTCAAGAAATCAAAAATATCACTAAAGATGACAATGTTACGAAATATGCGATTGCATTTATCATGAGCTTTGATGAAATTGATTTAGTGATTCCTGGTATTAAAAATATCGAACATTTAGAAAATCACATTGAATATCAATCATATAAGCTACCAGAAAAATTTAAACAAGCTTTTATAGATTTATACGACAACCACATTAAGAACGATCCACTTCCATGGTAA
- a CDS encoding arsenical-resistance protein, with the protein MKQMSFFEKYLTLFVLLCMSIGLLIGNFLGFIPEFLNQFEVYNVNIPIGILIWIMIYPMMLKIDFTSIKNVGKNPKGLYLTWFVNWLIKPFTMFLIASLFFFVLFKNLIPNELANDYLAGAVLLGAAPCTAMVFVWSSLTRGNPAYTLVQVATNDLIILLLFVPIVGLLLGIGGITVPWGTLFLSVLIFVVIPLLAASLTRYYIIKNKGEEFLKEIVIPKFSKTTIMGLLVTLILIFSLQSDLIIDNPTHILLISIPLVIQTFFIFFIAYYGAKLIKLPHDVAAPAGMIGASNFFELAVAVAIALFPLNPGVALVTIVGVLVEVPVMLILVKIANKTKMMFD; encoded by the coding sequence ATGAAACAGATGAGCTTCTTTGAAAAATACTTAACATTGTTTGTATTACTATGTATGAGTATTGGACTTTTGATTGGGAATTTTTTAGGATTTATACCAGAGTTTTTAAATCAATTTGAAGTTTACAATGTTAATATACCTATTGGTATTCTTATTTGGATTATGATCTATCCAATGATGTTAAAAATAGATTTCACTTCTATCAAAAATGTTGGAAAAAATCCAAAAGGTTTATATCTTACTTGGTTTGTTAATTGGCTTATAAAACCATTTACCATGTTTTTAATTGCTAGCTTGTTTTTCTTTGTTTTATTTAAAAATCTAATACCTAATGAGTTAGCAAATGATTATTTGGCAGGTGCTGTTTTACTAGGTGCTGCACCATGTACAGCTATGGTTTTTGTCTGGAGTAGTTTAACTAGAGGTAATCCTGCATATACCCTTGTTCAAGTAGCAACCAATGATTTAATCATATTGTTACTATTTGTACCTATTGTAGGTTTGCTATTAGGTATTGGTGGTATAACTGTACCATGGGGTACACTATTTTTATCAGTTTTAATCTTTGTAGTGATTCCGCTTCTAGCAGCTTCGCTTACAAGATATTATATAATCAAAAATAAGGGTGAAGAATTTTTAAAAGAAATAGTTATTCCAAAATTTTCGAAAACAACCATTATGGGTTTATTAGTGACTTTAATTCTTATCTTTTCACTCCAAAGTGATCTCATCATTGATAATCCAACACATATTTTACTCATTAGTATTCCACTTGTTATTCAAACGTTTTTCATATTTTTTATTGCTTATTATGGCGCAAAATTGATTAAACTACCACATGATGTTGCTGCTCCTGCAGGTATGATTGGTGCGAGCAATTTCTTTGAGTTAGCAGTTGCTGTAGCAATCGCATTATTCCCCCTTAATCCAGGTGTAGCTCTTGTGACAATCGTTGGTGTATTAGTAGAAGTTCCTGTGATGTTGATATTAGTTAAAATCGCGAACAAAACTAAAATGATGTTTGACTAG
- a CDS encoding low molecular weight phosphatase family protein: MKKVAFVCIHNSCRSIMAEGWAKHLGEGVIEAYSAGTEKYDAPKPMALEVMTDAGVDMSHAKSKLLDVLPDDLDILITMGCGVECPFVPCNHREDWGLDDPSGGPKSGFEETRELVRKKVVELIERIEKGEL, encoded by the coding sequence ATGAAGAAAGTAGCGTTTGTTTGTATACACAATAGTTGTAGAAGTATTATGGCTGAAGGTTGGGCTAAACATTTAGGTGAGGGTGTTATTGAAGCATATTCTGCAGGCACTGAAAAGTATGATGCTCCAAAACCTATGGCATTAGAAGTCATGACGGATGCAGGTGTTGATATGAGTCATGCGAAAAGTAAATTACTAGATGTCCTTCCAGATGATTTAGATATCTTAATCACGATGGGCTGTGGGGTCGAATGTCCTTTTGTGCCATGTAATCATAGAGAAGATTGGGGATTAGATGATCCAAGCGGTGGTCCAAAAAGTGGATTTGAAGAGACTCGTGAGTTGGTTAGAAAAAAAGTTGTTGAACTGATTGAACGTATTGAAAAAGGCGAATTATAG
- a CDS encoding calcium-translocating P-type ATPase, PMCA-type, whose translation MDKQSYQLSYEDTIKNLNTHIENGLTEDEAKKRLEKYGRNELEESKKRPLILRFFDQINDFMIYVLIAASILSFVTDEPSEGILILMIVLLNALLGLFQEAKAEKALESIKAMSSPQAKVLRDGQEKLIDVKFLTVGDIVILDAGDYVPADVRIIESINLKTDESPLTGEAIPVEKTVEIINEDEVALGDRTNLGFMGTVVTYGRGKAVVIHTGMQTELGKIATMLSETMSETTPLQKSMAKLGKTLALLALGITFIIFAITIIEAYTIDGSASFEDWKEALLTSVALAVAAIPEGLPAIITIVLALGMQNLVKKNAIIRTLPAVETLGSTSIICSDKTGTLTQNLMTVTKVFVENKLVDINEKTKTNEALDKLTLFGALCNDTKVSIQDNQYVKIGDPTEIAFIDLALTLNKKPMDMIDDNERIYELPFDSDRKMMTTVHDFKDGRYAVVKGAPDVIFSRSSSVYNQEKFDIKPYEKANQDMSNNALRVLAVAFKKIDKSLTLKNLTTDDLETDLTLLGLVGMIDPARPEAKDAIELCNRAGIKTIMITGDHINTAVAIARDLNILSDHELAITGKELDQMSDDEFFEKLENIRVYARVSPENKVRIVDAWKRANKVVAMTGDGVNDAPSIKKADIGISMGITGTEVAKGAADMVLTDDNFATIVNAVSEGRTIFANIKKAIHFLLSCNIGEIVTIFLGTTIGILIFSGRVTTLTAVQILWVNLVTDSLMAIALGLEPKEENIMDQQPRDTQKSIFADGLGMKIGLQGLMLGLISFAAYIIGWFLEPSAIREVKMITAQTMTFIVLALSQLAHAFNVRSELYSIFKLKRNKFIFYALAASITLQLLVVFIPFTRDVFGITALPFNYWFIIIGLVILPILIIESIKLVKNRK comes from the coding sequence ATGGACAAACAAAGTTATCAATTATCTTATGAAGATACTATAAAAAATCTAAATACTCACATAGAAAATGGCTTAACTGAAGATGAAGCCAAAAAGCGATTAGAAAAATATGGTAGAAATGAGTTGGAAGAATCTAAAAAAAGACCACTGATTTTAAGATTTTTCGATCAAATCAATGACTTTATGATTTATGTGCTTATTGCTGCATCAATCTTATCATTTGTTACAGATGAGCCTTCAGAAGGTATCTTAATCTTAATGATTGTTTTATTAAATGCTTTACTCGGTTTATTTCAAGAAGCAAAAGCTGAAAAAGCACTGGAATCAATCAAAGCTATGTCTTCGCCACAAGCAAAAGTTTTAAGAGATGGTCAAGAAAAATTAATCGATGTTAAATTTCTAACTGTTGGTGATATTGTTATTTTAGATGCAGGAGATTATGTCCCTGCTGATGTTAGAATCATAGAATCCATTAACTTAAAAACTGACGAGTCTCCATTAACTGGTGAAGCCATTCCTGTTGAAAAAACAGTAGAAATAATTAATGAAGATGAAGTTGCATTAGGTGATCGTACCAATTTAGGATTCATGGGGACTGTAGTCACTTATGGACGAGGTAAGGCAGTTGTTATACACACTGGTATGCAAACTGAATTAGGGAAAATAGCGACAATGCTTAGTGAAACAATGTCAGAAACCACGCCGCTTCAAAAAAGTATGGCAAAACTTGGTAAGACCTTAGCTTTACTTGCCCTAGGTATTACATTCATCATCTTCGCAATTACAATTATTGAAGCTTATACCATTGACGGAAGTGCTTCATTTGAAGATTGGAAAGAAGCATTACTTACTTCTGTTGCGTTAGCTGTAGCTGCAATTCCTGAAGGATTACCTGCAATTATTACGATTGTATTAGCTTTAGGCATGCAAAATCTTGTTAAAAAGAATGCAATTATTAGAACTCTTCCTGCTGTAGAAACTTTAGGATCTACGAGTATCATATGTTCAGATAAAACTGGTACATTAACACAAAATTTAATGACTGTTACAAAAGTTTTTGTTGAAAATAAATTAGTAGATATCAATGAGAAAACCAAAACTAATGAAGCCTTAGATAAATTAACATTATTTGGTGCCTTATGTAATGACACGAAAGTCTCTATTCAAGACAATCAATATGTAAAAATAGGGGATCCAACTGAAATAGCATTCATCGATCTTGCACTTACATTAAATAAAAAGCCAATGGATATGATTGATGATAATGAAAGAATATACGAACTTCCATTTGACTCAGATCGAAAAATGATGACAACTGTTCATGATTTTAAAGATGGAAGATACGCAGTTGTTAAAGGGGCACCTGATGTCATCTTTAGTCGTTCTTCTTCTGTTTATAACCAAGAAAAATTTGATATTAAGCCCTATGAAAAAGCAAATCAGGATATGTCAAACAATGCTTTACGCGTATTAGCTGTTGCATTTAAGAAAATAGATAAGTCATTAACATTAAAAAACTTAACAACTGATGATCTAGAAACTGACTTAACGCTCCTTGGTTTAGTTGGCATGATTGATCCTGCAAGACCTGAAGCAAAAGACGCTATCGAATTATGTAATAGAGCTGGTATTAAAACGATTATGATTACCGGTGATCATATCAATACTGCAGTTGCGATCGCTCGTGATCTAAATATTCTATCTGATCATGAACTTGCAATCACGGGTAAAGAACTTGATCAAATGAGTGATGATGAATTTTTTGAAAAACTAGAAAACATAAGAGTATACGCTCGTGTAAGTCCAGAAAACAAAGTTCGTATTGTTGATGCCTGGAAAAGAGCAAATAAAGTTGTTGCAATGACTGGTGATGGAGTCAATGATGCTCCTTCTATTAAAAAAGCTGATATTGGTATATCAATGGGTATCACAGGTACAGAAGTTGCAAAAGGTGCAGCTGATATGGTCTTAACCGATGATAATTTTGCAACGATTGTCAATGCAGTAAGCGAAGGTAGAACCATTTTTGCAAACATAAAAAAAGCAATCCACTTTTTACTCAGCTGTAATATCGGTGAAATTGTTACAATTTTCTTAGGAACAACTATCGGCATATTAATCTTTAGCGGTCGCGTTACTACACTTACCGCTGTTCAAATCCTATGGGTAAATCTTGTAACTGATTCACTCATGGCTATTGCATTAGGTTTAGAACCTAAAGAAGAGAATATCATGGATCAACAGCCAAGAGATACACAAAAATCGATATTTGCTGATGGATTAGGTATGAAAATTGGACTTCAAGGTTTAATGCTAGGATTAATTTCATTTGCAGCATATATCATCGGATGGTTCTTAGAGCCTTCAGCAATTAGAGAAGTAAAAATGATTACTGCGCAAACAATGACGTTTATCGTTCTTGCATTATCCCAATTAGCTCATGCATTCAATGTAAGAAGTGAACTCTATTCAATCTTTAAACTTAAGAGAAATAAGTTTATTTTCTATGCTTTAGCAGCAAGTATTACTTTACAACTACTGGTTGTATTCATACCATTTACAAGAGATGTTTTTGGTATAACAGCACTACCTTTTAACTACTGGTTTATTATTATTGGATTAGTAATTCTACCCATATTAATTATCGAAAGTATTAAGTTAGTTAAAAACCGTAAGTAA